From Alosa sapidissima isolate fAloSap1 chromosome 7, fAloSap1.pri, whole genome shotgun sequence, the proteins below share one genomic window:
- the LOC121713181 gene encoding dual specificity protein phosphatase 7-like → MMTGKSVEWLQVELESGGNSLLLLDCRSHEVYESSHIETAINLAIPGLMLRRFKRGNLPIRSLIPNNEDKEKFIRRCTTDTVILYDECTSEMHSGTSSVLGLLLQKLWDEGCQAYYLKGGFVTFQTEYPEHCETLLDVSCPSTSPPASVLGLGGLRISSDCSDGESDRELCSATESEESPLSGAQAAFPVEILPYLYLGCAKDSSNMDVLSKYNIKYILNVTPNLPNMFEHEGQFRYKQIPISDHWSQNLSQFFPEAISFIDEARSTRCGVLVHCLAGISRSVTVTVAYLMQHLSLSLNDAYDFVKRKKSNISPNFNFMGQLLDFERTLGLSSPCDNCPDSGQLYFSTPTNHNVFQLDTLETT, encoded by the exons ATGATGACGGGTAAAAGTGTGGAATGGCTGCAAGTGGAATTAGAATCTGGTGGGAATTCGCTGTTGCTGTTGGATTGCCGATCGCATGAGGTCTATGAGTCATCTCACATCGAGACTGCTATCAATTTGGCGATCCCCGGGTTGATGCTTCGCAGATTTAAAAGAGGAAATCTACCGATTCGATCACTAATTCCGAATAATGAGGATAAGGAAAAGTTCATACGGCGGTGTACGACGGACACGGTGATTTTGTACGATGAATGTACTTCAGAAATGCACTCTGGAACGAGTTCAGTTTTAGGACTTCTTCTGCAGAAGCTTTGGGACGAAGGGTGCCAAGCATACTACCTGAAAG GGGGGTTTGTGACATTTCAGACTGAGTACCCAGAGCACTGCGAGACACTCCTGGACGTCTCCTGCCCCAGCACATCTCCGCCCGCCTCCGTCCTGGGCCTGGGCGGCCTCCGGATCAGCTCCGACTGCTCGGACGGCGAGTCGGACCGCGAGCTGTGTAGTGCCACCGAGAGTGAGGAGAGCCCACTGTCGGGTGCCCAGGCGGCCTTCCCCGTGGAGATCCTCCCATACCTGTACCTGGGATGCGCCAAGGACTCCAGCAACATGGACGTGCTCAGCAAATACAACATCAAGTACATCCTCAACGTGACGCCCAATCTGCCCAACATGTTCGAGCACGAAGGCCAGTTCAGGTACAAGCAGATCCCCATCTCGGATCACTGGAGCCAGAATCTGTCCCAGTTCTTTCCAGAGGCCATCTCCTTCATTG ATGAAGCCCGCTCTACAAGGTGTGGGGTGCTGGTGCACTGCCTGGCTGGTATCAGCAGGTCAGTGACTGTGACGGTGGCCTACCTGATGCAGCACCTCAGCCTGTCCCTCAACGACGCCTACGACTTCGTCAAGCGCAAGAAGTCCAACATCTCGCCCAACTTCAACTTCATGGGTCAGCTGCTCGACTTTGAGAGAACTCTGGGGCTCAGCAGCCCATGCGACAACTGCCCGGACAGTGGACAGCTTTACTTTTCCACACCGACCAACCACAACGTTTTCCAGCTGGACACTCTGGAGACGACATGA
- the atp6ap1a gene encoding ATPase H+ transporting accessory protein 1a, which produces MADRKILSCSIIFAVLFYVASFGKCNDQVPLMMWSSAGSPLQSQTPPAAGHIVSSSQLESYLKTALSNTPHNVLLFLQDKLSVDDFTMYGGVFGNKQDSAFSNLEAALHSSNPLMLPSVARPVANAVTGILQEQLDTSPLYMDPETLAQLRLNASVAALLVFRLPYATSADMMSAKEVLSGNDEVIGQVLSIMNSQAVPYTAVYTALQPSRVIEDSSLAVQSVGGRSLLQYRNKGSRRGGSSERARERSGSEPYPPVEFKEKDSPCILLWAENLTVSFLSDGKWKRHDLSPQTFGEGASVTLAGSSCSESNSKLVLNYENVLGFRSFKMIFAMSQRHYKVSARRWFTLDEVILEYEGKKATFNASRSIYAPAEYSYRCESVSSFRYAQLTPRTPKDAAKDWRVSFEDFQIQGFNLSKKEFSYASDCAGFFTPGIWMGLLTSLLMVLILTYGLHMIMQLRTMDRFDDPKGPAISVPQTE; this is translated from the exons CTCCCCGTTGCAGTCTCAAACGCCACCGGCGGCGGGGCATATCGTTTCCAGCTCTCAGCTGGAGTCCTACCTGAAGACGGCTCTTAGTAATACCCCACACAACGTACTGCTCTTCCTGCAGGACAAG TTGAGTGTGGATGATTTCACCATGTATGGAGGAGTGTTTGGGAACAAACAGGATAGCGCCTTCTCAAATCTCGAG GCGGCGCTGCATTCCTCCAACCCTCTGATGCTGCCGTCGGTGGCTCGTCCTGTGGCCAATGCTGTGACGGGGATCCTGCAGGAGCAGCTGGACACGTCCCCCCTCTACATGGACCCTGAGACCCTCGCACAGCTCCGACTCAACGCATCTGTTGCCGCCCTGCTGGTGTTCCGCCTTCCCTATGCCACAAG TGCTGATATGATGTCTGCTAAAGAAGTCCTTAGTGGAAACG ATGAGGTGATTGGTCAGGTCTTGAGCATCATGAACAGCCAGGCTGTCCCTTACACTGCAGTTTACACAGCGCTGCAGCCATCTCGA GTGATCGAGGACTCCTCCCTAGCCGTTCAGTCTGTGGGAGGACGCTCCCTCCTGCAGTACCGCAACAAGGGCTCCAGGCGTGGTGGCAGCAGTGAGAGGGCCAGGGAGAGGAGTGGCTCAGAACCCTACCCACCCGTGGAGTTCAAGGAGAAGGATTCCCCCTGCATCCTGCTGTGGGCCGAGAACCTGACGGTCAGCTTCCTCAGCGATGGCAAGTGGAAGAGGCACGACCTGTCCCCGCAGACCTTTGGAGAGGGGGCCTCCGTCACGCTCGCTGGCTCCTCCTGCAGTGAGAGCAACTCAAA ACTGGTCCTGAACTATGAAAACGTTCTTGGATTCCGTTCTTTCAAAATGAT CTTTGCCATGAGCCAGCGCCACTACAAGGTGTCTGCTCGCCGCTGGTTCACCCTGGACGAGGTCATCCTGGAGTACGAGGGCAAGAAGGCCACGTTCAACGCCAGCCGCTCAATCTACGCGCCCGCCGAGTATTCATACCGCTGCGAGTCCGTCAGCAGCTTCCGCTACGCCCAGCTCACACCACGGACGCCCAAAGACGCTGCTAAAGACTGGAGGGTGTCTTTCGAAGACTTCCAG ATCCAGGGCTTCAACCTTTCCAAGAAGGAGTTCTCCTACGCCAGTGACTGCGCTGGCTTCTTCACACCGGGCATCTGGATGGGTCTGCTGACCTCTCTGCTGATGGTGCTCATCCTCACCTACGGCCTGCACATGATCATGCAGTTGCGCACCATGGACCGCTTCGATGACCCCAAGggacctgccatctccgtgccCCAGACCGAGTAG